A genomic stretch from Pomacea canaliculata isolate SZHN2017 linkage group LG2, ASM307304v1, whole genome shotgun sequence includes:
- the LOC112557854 gene encoding prostamide/prostaglandin F synthase-like — protein sequence MGFKRMNVLSLFPALLSKVARTAFSKAKVEKVGGDLKGDGMQNGGTLVIEKGGKVLLSFKQDNPADHVNPADVLKALGIDESVPNAVDEEVDAEGSGTGCKGACALPKKEVKCTGDVCELPKKK from the exons aatgaATGTTCTGAGTCTTTTTCCAGCTCTGCTATCTAAAGTAGCTCGAACTGCTTTTTCAAAG GCCAAAGTAGAAAAGGTAGGAGGAGATCTGAAAGGAGATGGAATGCAGAATGGAGGAACCCTTGTAATTGAGAAAG gtGGCAAAGTTCTGTTGAGCTTCAAGCAAGACAATCCTGCTGATCATGTCAACCCAGCAGATGTGCTAAAGGCCCTTGGCATTGATGAGAGTGTACCTAATGCAGTGGATGAAGAAGTTGATGCAGAAGGTTCAGGCACTGGATGCAAAGGTGCCTGTGCCTTGCCTAAGAAAGAAGTGAAGTGCACAGGGGATGTCTGTGAACtgccaaagaagaaataa
- the LOC112557852 gene encoding urease accessory protein D-like isoform X2, protein MLISKTLKDDIYTNHHYQLKILAPEHAGLSVCRWIYPVNFGGGLVGGDHIDITVSLGDNCAALVTTQESTKVYHCRDAQETQQNMEYFLHGTTFLAILGDPVVCFADAQFCQTQKVYMSEDSNIVLLDWLTAGRVALEEIWNFKSYQSLVEVYIDKHLVFKDNQRLSDGPYFTLREAMGSFQVLGMCVVLGDRMHNLVDHVKQLYGTPHSIGKPLSKDLICSYSPLTLECNNKVINGCYIRFVATSTTLAYSVVQQVTSCLVEILGGDPFRKKY, encoded by the exons ATGCTCATATCCA AAACACTGAAAGATGATATATATAccaatcatcattatcagctgAAGATCCTAGCACCAGAGCATGCAGGGCTGTCTGTATGTCGATGGATCTATCCTGTGAACTTTGGAGGTGGTCTTGTTGGAGGAGACCATATTGATATCACAGTTTCTTTAGGAGACAACTGTGCTGCCCTTGTTACAACTCAGGAGTCTACAAAA GTATACCACTGCAGAGATGCACAGGAAACGCAGCAGAATATGGAGTACTTTCTGCATGGTACAACTTTTCTGGCTATTCTTGGGGATCCAGTTGTTTGCTTCGCTGATGCACAGTTTTGTCAAACTCAG aaAGTGTATATGTCTGAGGACAGCAACATTGTTCTGCTGGATTGGTTGACAGCTGGCAGAGTAGCCCTAGAAGAGATCTGGAATTTCAAAAG ctATCAAAGTTTAGTTGAAGTATATATAGACAAGCATCTGGTTTTCAAAGACAATCAAAGGCTGTCTGATGGTCCTTACTTCACACTCAGAGAGGCTATGGGTAGTTTTCAG GTGCTTGGCATGTGCGTGGTCCTTGGAGACAGAATGCATAATCTTGTAGATCATGTGAAGCAACTTTATGGTACTCCACATTCCATTG GTAAACCTTTATCAAAAGACCTCATCTGCAGTTACAGCCCTCTCACTCTTGAGTGCAACAATAAAGTCATAAATGGCTGCTATATCAGATTTGTTGCCACATCTACTACTTTG GCTTACAGTGTTGTTCAACAAGTAACATCTTGTCTTGTGGAGATACTGGGTGGTGATCCCTTCAGAAAGAAATACTGA
- the LOC112557852 gene encoding urease accessory protein D-like isoform X1, protein MMFQGVQSNQGKGKIVLEVTCPGLTQHEGDFKRSEVVSLQCSYPLKILAPEHAGLSVCRWIYPVNFGGGLVGGDHIDITVSLGDNCAALVTTQESTKVYHCRDAQETQQNMEYFLHGTTFLAILGDPVVCFADAQFCQTQKVYMSEDSNIVLLDWLTAGRVALEEIWNFKSYQSLVEVYIDKHLVFKDNQRLSDGPYFTLREAMGSFQVLGMCVVLGDRMHNLVDHVKQLYGTPHSIGKPLSKDLICSYSPLTLECNNKVINGCYIRFVATSTTLAYSVVQQVTSCLVEILGGDPFRKKY, encoded by the exons GAAGGTGATTTCAAGAGGAGTGAAGTTGTATCTTTACAATGCTCATATCCA ctgAAGATCCTAGCACCAGAGCATGCAGGGCTGTCTGTATGTCGATGGATCTATCCTGTGAACTTTGGAGGTGGTCTTGTTGGAGGAGACCATATTGATATCACAGTTTCTTTAGGAGACAACTGTGCTGCCCTTGTTACAACTCAGGAGTCTACAAAA GTATACCACTGCAGAGATGCACAGGAAACGCAGCAGAATATGGAGTACTTTCTGCATGGTACAACTTTTCTGGCTATTCTTGGGGATCCAGTTGTTTGCTTCGCTGATGCACAGTTTTGTCAAACTCAG aaAGTGTATATGTCTGAGGACAGCAACATTGTTCTGCTGGATTGGTTGACAGCTGGCAGAGTAGCCCTAGAAGAGATCTGGAATTTCAAAAG ctATCAAAGTTTAGTTGAAGTATATATAGACAAGCATCTGGTTTTCAAAGACAATCAAAGGCTGTCTGATGGTCCTTACTTCACACTCAGAGAGGCTATGGGTAGTTTTCAG GTGCTTGGCATGTGCGTGGTCCTTGGAGACAGAATGCATAATCTTGTAGATCATGTGAAGCAACTTTATGGTACTCCACATTCCATTG GTAAACCTTTATCAAAAGACCTCATCTGCAGTTACAGCCCTCTCACTCTTGAGTGCAACAATAAAGTCATAAATGGCTGCTATATCAGATTTGTTGCCACATCTACTACTTTG GCTTACAGTGTTGTTCAACAAGTAACATCTTGTCTTGTGGAGATACTGGGTGGTGATCCCTTCAGAAAGAAATACTGA